From one Falco peregrinus isolate bFalPer1 chromosome 12 unlocalized genomic scaffold, bFalPer1.pri SUPER_12_unloc_1, whole genome shotgun sequence genomic stretch:
- the LOC101924258 gene encoding microtubule-associated proteins 1A/1B light chain 3C-like, producing the protein MHEVAQIRIKYPNKIPGSILLSTALFLRVPRQGGPPAPPPPSSILSLPQVVVERYQKEKMLPPLTRTKYLVAQDLPLSQFTVTLRTRLCLASSQTFFLLVNDKGLPNMAITMQELYRDHRDEDGFLYLTYASQEMFGASSSAASREVSGGASSLTASSNALQEVSSSASSNTSPSALQEVSGGASSLTASSHATSQEASGDASSNDSSS; encoded by the exons ATGCATGAGGTAGCACAGATCCGGATCAAGTACCCCAACAAGATCCCG GGCTCCATCCTGCTGTCCACAGCCCTGTTTCTCAGGGTCCCCCGGCAGGGtggtcccccagcccctcccccaccctccaGCATCCTCTCCCTGCCACAGGTGGTTGTGGAGCGTTACCAGAAGGAGAAGATGTTGCCTCCCTTGACCAGGACCAAATATTTGGTGGCCCAGGACCTGCCCCTCTCCCAGTTCACCGTCACCCTGCG GACGCGGCTCTGCCTGGCCTCTTCCCAGACCTTCTTCCTGCTGGTGAACGACAAGGGTCTGCCCAACATGGCCATCACCATGCAGGAGCTGTACCGGGACCACAGGGATGAGGATGGCTTCCTCTACCTGACCTACGCTTCCCAGGAAATGTTTGGTGCTTCCTCCAGTGCCGCCTCGCGGGAAGTGTCTGGCGGTGCTTCCTCCCTCACCGCCTCCTCCAATGCCTTGCAGGAAGTGTCCAGCAGCGCTTCCTCCAACACCTCCCCCAGTGCCTTGCAGGAAGTGTCTGGTGGCGCTTCCTCCCTCACTGCCTCCTCCCACGCCACCTCCCAGGAAGCGTCCGGTGATGCTTCCTCCAATGACTCTTCCTCCTAG